One genomic window of Sphingobacterium oryzagri includes the following:
- a CDS encoding RagB/SusD family nutrient uptake outer membrane protein: MKREFKKLIYVLGIVGGLTTLNGCTNLEETVYDQLITDNYYNNKLEVLSAVLRPYTHANAWATPGQSGYWRLSEYSADQLAWPVKGRHGQDGGDWIRLHYHTWTPDEGTVNNAWNLMFWGMGLCTDPIENLEKRAPQEMGITEEERLAYIGELKLFRAFHYLKIMELWGNVPIVTKVGEPLSPPTASKAEVFAFIEKEILDNINNVPVLSKEMTGRVSRAAGYAMLVDLYLNAEVWTGTARWDDCIAAANQLINGAGGGQNGQMALDVNITDAFRPQNHLSKEVLMAIAYDFKISNTQPQWPADFFYFNQRDITGGGRNGNDGTVLIPGVFATFDNNDLRKSEWLLHGPQMRFDDPTRPVLGASDEYQGQPVVFVDNIRRNLEAKNNGTDPELLPSNMTTGEGTSGVRFNKYKLGHLAHEFYNSTDWNLYRLTWIYFAKAEAIMRKNGGVATPEAVELINASKSRAYTAADWPAKAYTTASLTLDELLAERGREFIFEGFRRQDLIRFGKFHTGTWWDHQPSDINKTLFPIPNNQRVLNANLAQNPGYN, translated from the coding sequence ATGAAAAGAGAATTTAAGAAACTAATATATGTTTTGGGGATTGTCGGCGGCTTAACCACGTTAAACGGCTGTACAAACCTGGAAGAGACAGTTTACGATCAATTGATTACGGACAATTATTACAACAATAAACTGGAGGTTTTATCCGCCGTGCTTCGTCCGTATACACACGCAAATGCATGGGCAACGCCTGGACAAAGTGGTTATTGGCGATTGAGTGAATATTCTGCAGATCAATTGGCGTGGCCTGTAAAAGGTCGTCACGGGCAAGATGGTGGTGACTGGATTCGTCTGCATTATCATACCTGGACGCCAGATGAAGGCACGGTAAATAATGCCTGGAATTTAATGTTCTGGGGAATGGGACTTTGTACGGATCCGATAGAAAATCTGGAAAAAAGAGCGCCGCAGGAAATGGGCATAACTGAAGAAGAACGGTTGGCGTATATCGGCGAGTTAAAATTATTCCGTGCCTTTCATTATTTAAAAATAATGGAACTTTGGGGCAACGTTCCGATTGTTACCAAAGTAGGCGAGCCACTTAGTCCGCCTACAGCATCAAAAGCTGAAGTATTTGCATTTATTGAGAAAGAAATTTTAGACAATATCAATAATGTACCGGTCTTGTCAAAGGAAATGACAGGCCGTGTGTCTCGTGCAGCTGGTTATGCTATGCTCGTCGATCTTTATCTAAATGCAGAGGTGTGGACAGGTACAGCACGCTGGGACGATTGTATCGCCGCGGCAAACCAACTTATTAATGGTGCTGGCGGCGGTCAAAATGGTCAAATGGCACTTGATGTCAATATTACAGATGCTTTTAGACCACAAAATCATTTGTCGAAAGAAGTATTGATGGCTATTGCTTACGATTTTAAAATCTCGAATACACAACCGCAATGGCCTGCTGATTTCTTCTACTTTAATCAACGCGATATCACGGGCGGAGGCAGGAATGGTAACGATGGTACCGTACTGATACCGGGCGTATTTGCAACGTTTGACAATAATGATCTTCGTAAATCGGAATGGTTGCTCCACGGGCCGCAGATGCGTTTTGATGATCCAACCAGACCCGTGTTGGGTGCAAGCGACGAATATCAGGGACAGCCTGTCGTGTTTGTCGATAATATCCGTCGTAACCTAGAAGCGAAGAATAACGGAACAGATCCGGAACTTTTGCCTTCTAATATGACAACCGGCGAGGGAACCAGCGGCGTTCGCTTTAATAAATATAAGTTAGGCCATCTCGCCCATGAATTTTACAACAGTACCGATTGGAATCTGTATCGGTTAACCTGGATTTACTTCGCCAAAGCAGAAGCCATTATGCGCAAAAATGGTGGTGTAGCTACGCCAGAGGCTGTAGAACTTATTAATGCATCAAAATCGCGTGCCTATACGGCGGCAGATTGGCCTGCAAAAGCTTATACAACAGCAAGCCTTACGCTCGATGAACTTTTGGCAGAGCGCGGTCGTGAATTCATTTTTGAAGGATTCAGAAGACAAGATTTAATTCGTTTTGGCAAATTTCATACCGGTACGTGGTGGGATCATCAGCCTTCTGATATTAACAAAACCTTGTTTCCTATTCCGAATAACCAGCGGGTGTTGAACGCCAACCTGGCGCAAAACCCAGGCTACAATTAA
- a CDS encoding thioredoxin family protein has product MKHTILVVILFCTLLSSHAQERSIDFQYGSLDRVADMAKIADKDVLLYFTAVWCTPCREMEETAFKDSAVVAFIDKHFVALKVDIDSVEGKRLVRSFNNRSVPQYVVINPQDRSLKYAFVGSMRTENFLQQLNESLDPANNELARSMEKYQEGNRDHEFLLDYLGFMDRHFDAGKLVYDELFALATAEQKRSEPVFGLMERFLRDEAGVDFQFVADNKDALTDLYGENRVNALLNRPALMQLESVFFEGDSAAFYRELAHTQHVVLGNADLQLFEMEANFLLRNKQSNQFIALVESARFPTAFADDNKRRIAGANLTMLNMAAADSNLLQRANTWMEQVDETTVQTLIVSGNIDEQLQKLDTALLKYEQALALYRKDHPDAVVDPSGILSLIDAVKKKIAAP; this is encoded by the coding sequence ATGAAGCATACTATTTTAGTTGTTATACTGTTTTGTACCTTGCTTTCTTCGCATGCACAGGAGAGATCCATTGATTTTCAATACGGAAGTTTGGATCGGGTTGCTGATATGGCCAAGATAGCCGATAAGGATGTTTTACTTTATTTTACCGCCGTATGGTGCACGCCTTGTCGAGAGATGGAGGAAACGGCGTTTAAAGATAGCGCTGTAGTGGCTTTTATAGATAAGCATTTCGTTGCACTAAAGGTAGACATTGATTCGGTAGAGGGCAAACGTTTAGTGCGTTCGTTTAACAACCGGTCGGTGCCGCAGTATGTTGTTATTAATCCGCAAGATCGATCGTTAAAATATGCTTTTGTCGGAAGCATGCGGACGGAGAATTTTTTGCAACAGCTGAATGAATCATTAGATCCTGCAAATAATGAGCTTGCCCGGTCGATGGAAAAATATCAGGAGGGTAACCGCGACCACGAATTTTTATTAGATTATCTGGGCTTTATGGATAGGCATTTTGACGCTGGAAAATTAGTTTACGATGAGCTTTTTGCTTTGGCAACAGCAGAGCAAAAGCGTAGCGAACCTGTGTTTGGGCTGATGGAAAGATTCCTCAGAGATGAAGCTGGCGTAGATTTCCAGTTTGTTGCAGATAATAAAGACGCTTTAACAGATTTGTATGGGGAAAATCGCGTGAACGCGCTGTTAAACAGACCTGCCCTTATGCAGTTAGAAAGTGTGTTTTTCGAGGGTGATTCTGCCGCTTTTTACCGCGAATTGGCGCATACGCAGCATGTGGTTTTGGGAAACGCCGACCTGCAGCTATTTGAAATGGAAGCGAATTTTTTGTTGCGCAATAAGCAATCGAACCAATTTATAGCACTGGTCGAATCTGCTCGTTTTCCAACGGCATTTGCTGATGATAATAAAAGGAGGATTGCAGGGGCAAACCTAACGATGTTAAATATGGCTGCTGCGGACAGCAACTTATTACAGCGCGCAAACACTTGGATGGAGCAAGTGGATGAAACCACCGTGCAAACGTTAATTGTCTCTGGAAATATTGATGAGCAGCTGCAAAAGTTGGACACCGCGCTTCTTAAATACGAACAAGCGCTTGCGTTATATAGGAAAGATCATCCCGATGCGGTGGTTGATCCTAGTGGGATTTTGAGTTTGATTGATGCGGTTAAGAAGAAGATTGCTGCACCGTAA
- a CDS encoding 7-carboxy-7-deazaguanine synthase QueE produces the protein MSNQVPEDGTLLPLMEEFYTIQGEGYHTGKAAYFIRLGGCDVGCHWCDVKESWDANLHPLTHADTIVENAKLHPAKTVVITGGEPLIYNLDYLTRQLKAAGIQTFIETSGAYPLSGFWDWICLSPKKFKGPRPDVLNAAGELKVIVFNKSDFQWAEEHAKFVGKNCKLYLQPEWSKAAEMTPLIIEYVKENPQWEISLQTHKYLNIP, from the coding sequence ATGTCAAATCAAGTCCCAGAAGACGGTACGTTGCTTCCTTTGATGGAAGAATTTTACACGATACAAGGCGAAGGGTATCACACCGGAAAAGCAGCATATTTCATCCGTTTGGGTGGTTGCGATGTGGGCTGCCATTGGTGCGATGTCAAAGAAAGCTGGGACGCGAACCTCCATCCGTTAACCCATGCGGACACTATTGTGGAAAATGCCAAGCTGCATCCGGCAAAAACGGTGGTCATCACAGGTGGTGAACCATTGATTTATAACCTGGACTATTTGACACGACAACTGAAAGCGGCGGGCATACAGACTTTTATCGAAACCTCGGGCGCATATCCCCTATCTGGTTTTTGGGACTGGATATGTCTTTCTCCAAAAAAATTCAAAGGTCCTCGTCCCGATGTGCTAAACGCTGCAGGCGAACTGAAAGTCATTGTCTTCAACAAAAGTGATTTTCAATGGGCAGAAGAACATGCGAAATTTGTAGGAAAAAACTGCAAATTATACTTGCAGCCCGAGTGGTCAAAGGCAGCAGAGATGACACCATTAATTATCGAATACGTCAAGGAAAATCCGCAATGGGAAATTTCCTTGCAGACACATAAATACCTGAATATTCCTTAA
- the thrS gene encoding threonine--tRNA ligase, whose amino-acid sequence MINITLPDGSVRQYEKGTTAMQVALSISEGLARNVLAAEVNGEVWDASRAIEADAHVKLLTWNDDKGKSTFWHSSAHLLAEALESLYPGVKFGIGPAIETGFYYDVDFGDREFSSDEFKQIEDKMLELAKQKEVFERKSVSKADALAYFTEKGDEYKLDLIKDLEDGKITFYTQGNFTDLCRGPHIPNTGVIKAIKLTNVAGAYWRGDESRKQLTRIYGVTFPKASELAEYIKFIEEAKRRDHRKLGKELELFAFSEKVGAGLPLWLPKGAALRQKLQDFLQRAQIKAGYEPVVTPHIGHKQLYVTSGHYEKYGADAFQPIQTPVEGEEFFLKPMNCPHHCEIYKTKPRSYKELPVRFAEFGTVYRYEQSGELHGLTRVRGFTQDDAHLFCRPDQVKDEFKKVIDLVLYVFGALGFENFTAQVSLRDPENKTKYIGSDENWALAEAAIVEAAAEKNLRTVVEYGEAAFYGPKLDFMVKDALGRRWQLGTIQVDYNLPERFELEYTGSDNQKHRPVMIHRAPFGSLERFVAVLIEHCAGQFPLWLAPEQFIILPVSEKYEEYAKNLLESLNNSDIRGLIDLRDEKVGRKIRDAEVKKIPYMLIVGEKEIESGTVSVRKHGSLDLGSLDPQAFKELLIKEITV is encoded by the coding sequence ATGATTAACATTACATTGCCTGACGGCTCCGTCCGTCAGTATGAAAAAGGAACAACTGCAATGCAGGTTGCCTTATCCATTTCCGAAGGTTTAGCCAGAAATGTCTTGGCTGCGGAAGTAAACGGCGAAGTTTGGGATGCGTCCCGCGCTATCGAAGCGGATGCCCACGTAAAGCTATTGACATGGAATGATGACAAAGGAAAATCAACCTTTTGGCATTCTTCTGCTCACTTACTGGCAGAAGCGTTAGAGTCGCTTTATCCAGGCGTAAAATTCGGGATAGGCCCGGCGATCGAAACCGGTTTTTACTACGACGTCGATTTTGGAGATCGGGAGTTTTCCTCCGATGAATTCAAGCAGATCGAGGACAAAATGCTGGAACTCGCGAAGCAAAAAGAAGTATTTGAACGCAAATCTGTATCCAAAGCAGATGCCTTGGCTTACTTCACTGAGAAAGGTGATGAGTACAAGCTAGATTTGATTAAAGATCTGGAAGATGGCAAGATCACGTTCTACACGCAAGGTAATTTTACCGATCTATGTCGTGGTCCGCATATCCCGAATACAGGTGTTATTAAAGCCATTAAATTGACTAACGTTGCCGGCGCATATTGGCGTGGAGACGAAAGTCGTAAACAATTGACCCGTATATACGGCGTTACTTTTCCAAAGGCTTCTGAACTTGCCGAATACATTAAATTTATTGAAGAAGCGAAACGGAGAGATCACCGTAAATTAGGTAAGGAACTGGAGCTTTTCGCCTTCTCCGAAAAAGTGGGCGCTGGTTTGCCTTTGTGGTTGCCAAAAGGTGCAGCATTGCGCCAAAAGTTACAAGACTTTTTACAAAGAGCACAAATTAAAGCAGGGTATGAGCCCGTTGTAACGCCACATATCGGACACAAGCAATTGTACGTTACCTCCGGTCACTACGAAAAATACGGTGCCGATGCTTTCCAACCGATACAGACCCCAGTAGAAGGCGAGGAATTTTTCTTAAAACCGATGAACTGTCCGCATCACTGCGAAATCTACAAAACAAAGCCACGTTCGTATAAAGAGTTGCCGGTTCGTTTTGCGGAATTTGGTACAGTATATCGCTATGAGCAGTCCGGTGAGTTACACGGACTGACACGTGTGCGCGGGTTTACACAAGATGATGCCCATTTATTCTGTCGTCCGGATCAAGTGAAAGACGAATTTAAAAAGGTGATCGATTTAGTATTGTATGTGTTTGGCGCTTTAGGTTTTGAAAACTTTACGGCGCAGGTATCGCTTCGTGACCCGGAAAATAAAACGAAATACATCGGTTCAGACGAAAACTGGGCGCTTGCGGAGGCGGCAATTGTCGAAGCCGCAGCAGAAAAAAATCTGCGTACGGTGGTCGAATATGGCGAAGCGGCGTTCTACGGTCCGAAGCTAGACTTTATGGTGAAAGACGCGTTAGGCCGCCGTTGGCAGTTGGGGACCATACAAGTAGATTACAACCTGCCTGAGCGTTTCGAATTGGAATACACAGGAAGTGACAATCAAAAACACCGACCGGTCATGATTCACCGTGCGCCGTTTGGTTCACTCGAGCGTTTTGTAGCGGTATTGATTGAGCACTGTGCGGGTCAGTTTCCGTTATGGCTTGCTCCAGAGCAGTTTATCATCTTGCCTGTGTCAGAAAAATACGAAGAATATGCAAAAAATCTTTTAGAATCCCTAAATAATTCCGATATTCGCGGACTGATTGACCTTCGCGATGAGAAGGTTGGTCGGAAGATACGTGACGCGGAAGTCAAAAAAATCCCATATATGTTGATTGTAGGGGAAAAAGAGATTGAAAGTGGCACAGTTTCTGTTCGTAAACATGGATCATTGGATTTGGGTTCACTAGATCCACAAGCATTTAAGGAATTATTAATTAAAGAAATAACCGTTTAA
- the infC gene encoding translation initiation factor IF-3, whose product MRKKEPEHRINEFIRVPEVRLVGDNVEQGIIPTRKALELADELELDLVEISPNAVPPVCRITDYSKFIYEQKKKQKEIKANAKQTVIKEIRFGPNTSDHDFEFKLKHAMKFLESGEKVRAYVHFKGRAIVFKEQGEILLLRFAQALEDYGKVELFPKLEGKRMFLTLAPKAAKK is encoded by the coding sequence ATGAGAAAGAAAGAACCAGAACACCGCATTAACGAATTCATCAGGGTGCCAGAGGTACGTCTGGTAGGCGATAATGTAGAACAGGGGATTATTCCCACTCGTAAAGCATTGGAACTTGCTGACGAACTGGAACTTGACTTAGTGGAAATTTCGCCAAATGCCGTTCCGCCTGTTTGTAGAATAACAGATTACAGTAAATTTATTTACGAGCAGAAGAAGAAACAAAAAGAAATCAAGGCTAACGCGAAACAAACCGTGATTAAAGAGATCCGTTTCGGTCCTAACACCAGCGATCACGATTTTGAATTCAAGCTGAAGCATGCGATGAAGTTTTTGGAAAGTGGTGAGAAAGTACGTGCATACGTCCACTTTAAAGGACGTGCTATCGTTTTCAAAGAGCAAGGAGAGATTTTGCTATTGCGTTTCGCGCAAGCTTTAGAAGACTATGGTAAAGTGGAGTTGTTTCCAAAATTGGAAGGAAAGCGTATGTTCTTAACACTTGCACCAAAGGCAGCAAAAAAATAA
- the rpmI gene encoding 50S ribosomal protein L35: MPKVKTNSSAKKRFKLTGTGKIARKSAYKSHILTKKTTKQKRNLTKTGYVHEADMGNVKRMLAIGK, translated from the coding sequence ATGCCAAAAGTAAAAACCAATTCCAGCGCGAAAAAACGCTTTAAATTGACTGGAACAGGTAAAATTGCAAGAAAAAGCGCTTACAAAAGCCACATCTTGACTAAAAAAACCACAAAGCAGAAACGTAACTTAACCAAAACAGGTTATGTACACGAAGCTGATATGGGTAACGTAAAACGCATGCTTGCTATCGGTAAGTAA
- the rplT gene encoding 50S ribosomal protein L20 has translation MPRSVNAVASRRRRKRILKLAKGYFGSRSKVYTIAKNTVEKGLQYAYRDRKTKKREFRALWIQRINAGARQHGISYSQLIGKLNAKNIGLNRKVLADLALNNPDAFKAVVDAVK, from the coding sequence ATGCCACGTTCGGTTAACGCAGTAGCTTCGAGAAGAAGAAGAAAAAGAATCTTGAAATTAGCTAAAGGCTATTTCGGATCAAGAAGCAAAGTTTATACTATTGCTAAAAATACAGTAGAAAAAGGTTTACAGTACGCTTACCGCGACCGTAAAACCAAAAAACGCGAGTTCAGAGCTTTATGGATTCAACGTATCAACGCAGGAGCTCGTCAACACGGAATTTCGTATTCACAGTTGATCGGTAAATTAAATGCTAAAAACATTGGTTTAAACCGTAAGGTTTTGGCTGATTTAGCTTTAAACAATCCTGATGCTTTCAAAGCAGTAGTTGACGCAGTAAAATAG
- a CDS encoding DUF3060 domain-containing protein, translated as MRTAAVFFFYILFLSVSFAFATSGGSKDAKSPKNDLIIIYKEGKVVKVDGANIEKSIATQGDEILQIEGSNNIVYAKGGLKSIVINGANNEVYVDRIHTVKIEGVNNLVQYKLSPTKEGKPTVSTKGGKNDILKAK; from the coding sequence ATGAGAACTGCCGCTGTTTTCTTCTTTTATATTCTTTTCTTGAGTGTTTCGTTTGCTTTTGCGACATCGGGCGGATCAAAGGATGCTAAATCGCCAAAGAATGATCTTATCATCATTTATAAAGAGGGTAAAGTGGTTAAGGTAGATGGTGCAAACATTGAAAAAAGCATTGCCACGCAAGGTGACGAGATTTTACAAATCGAAGGTTCCAACAATATTGTGTATGCTAAGGGCGGCTTGAAATCGATCGTCATCAATGGTGCAAACAATGAAGTGTATGTCGATCGTATTCACACTGTAAAAATCGAAGGCGTAAACAACCTTGTACAATACAAATTATCCCCAACAAAAGAAGGTAAGCCCACCGTATCTACCAAAGGTGGAAAAAACGACATATTAAAAGCGAAGTAG
- a CDS encoding 2'-5' RNA ligase family protein, whose translation MDTKHTISIVFQPCEQGIRFVAALKERVRRLLNKWYPSCNSTAHVTICRMKDVSDEQLTRIIDLLATALRYEHAQHIYFDSFATYPSSGTFFIDPTVQSKAFLLHKMRKVIAEVEKVMQTDKSRQPHLTISRGLDSQNLREVKDQEEFKILDFDFFCKGIVLRKFDEEKKQYVAFLEIPFGNEKRAGLESGQQLSFGF comes from the coding sequence ATGGATACGAAACATACCATATCAATCGTTTTTCAGCCCTGCGAGCAGGGCATTCGGTTTGTTGCAGCACTCAAGGAGCGCGTCAGGCGATTGCTTAATAAATGGTATCCCAGTTGTAATTCCACCGCACATGTTACGATTTGCCGAATGAAGGACGTGAGCGACGAACAGTTGACGCGTATCATTGATCTGCTCGCCACGGCATTACGCTATGAGCACGCGCAGCATATTTATTTCGATAGCTTCGCAACATACCCAAGTTCAGGAACCTTTTTTATTGATCCAACTGTTCAATCAAAAGCTTTTCTGCTGCATAAAATGCGCAAGGTAATTGCGGAAGTAGAAAAAGTGATGCAGACAGATAAAAGTAGACAACCCCACTTGACCATCAGTCGGGGCTTGGATAGTCAAAATCTCCGCGAAGTAAAAGACCAGGAGGAGTTTAAGATACTTGATTTTGACTTCTTTTGCAAAGGCATCGTGTTGCGGAAATTTGACGAAGAAAAAAAGCAATACGTCGCCTTTCTGGAAATCCCATTCGGAAACGAGAAGCGTGCCGGTCTGGAAAGCGGACAACAGTTGAGCTTTGGCTTTTGA
- a CDS encoding PLP-dependent aminotransferase family protein gives MPSPVEIPYRSFIVVDRSSNVPVYLQIANEFIKAIQRHALPPTTRLLGTRSLGQLLAVHRNTVVSAYDELAAQGWITILANKGTFVSAKLPILASPALQRHHYPSATGFAFKRSSLLDNPYEHRNYAYLFNDGTPDIRLTQIADLSRVYSSTMKRKSNRKKMDYYNHEGSEYFKTQLGDYLRLSRGLPIASSNILITRSTEMSLYIISEILLQPDDIVVVGEWGYFSANMIFQKNAARLKTVPVDEEGIDIAAVRKLCETQRVRMLYVNPQQHYPTTVTMSAKRRMELLQLAQTFGFAIVEDDYDQDFYYDKQPMLPLAAADQHGMVIYVGSFGKSLAPGFRTGFIVAPENIMLEMRKHLGIIDRQGDVLMEQALGEMIEDGVIYRHLKKSLKIYRERRDHMLAILKSEFNDCISVRKPAGGLACWLQFTSPVNLLQLSRNCAKSQLFLPKTILYQNKDMTALRLGFGHLDTQAMNESMAILRQHITALL, from the coding sequence ATGCCTAGTCCGGTTGAAATTCCATATCGTAGTTTTATCGTTGTCGATCGCTCCAGCAATGTGCCGGTGTACTTGCAAATCGCGAATGAATTTATCAAAGCCATCCAGCGTCATGCTTTACCGCCGACAACGAGACTTTTAGGCACACGCTCCCTTGGTCAGTTGTTGGCTGTTCACCGTAACACGGTCGTATCCGCTTATGATGAGCTGGCTGCTCAAGGTTGGATTACGATCTTAGCCAATAAAGGCACTTTTGTTTCTGCGAAATTGCCGATTTTGGCTAGCCCGGCACTACAACGACACCATTATCCCAGCGCAACAGGCTTCGCGTTCAAGCGTTCATCCTTGCTGGATAATCCGTATGAACATCGCAACTATGCTTATCTTTTTAACGATGGAACGCCTGATATCCGGTTGACGCAAATCGCTGATCTATCGCGGGTGTATAGCTCGACCATGAAGCGGAAGAGTAACCGTAAAAAGATGGACTATTACAATCACGAAGGTAGCGAATACTTCAAAACGCAGCTAGGCGATTATTTGCGACTTTCGCGCGGATTGCCCATCGCTAGCAGCAACATCCTGATCACCCGAAGTACAGAAATGAGCCTGTACATCATTTCGGAAATCTTACTACAACCCGACGATATTGTTGTGGTCGGCGAATGGGGGTATTTTTCGGCGAATATGATTTTTCAAAAAAATGCGGCTCGACTAAAAACCGTGCCTGTAGATGAGGAGGGAATTGATATCGCGGCGGTAAGAAAGCTTTGTGAAACCCAGCGTGTCCGTATGCTGTACGTCAATCCGCAACAGCACTATCCTACGACCGTCACGATGAGCGCTAAGCGGAGAATGGAACTGCTACAACTAGCGCAAACATTTGGTTTTGCCATCGTGGAAGATGATTACGATCAGGATTTTTACTATGATAAGCAGCCGATGTTACCCCTGGCCGCGGCGGATCAGCACGGCATGGTGATCTATGTAGGGTCGTTCGGAAAATCGCTGGCGCCGGGGTTTAGAACAGGCTTCATTGTTGCTCCGGAAAATATTATGCTGGAAATGCGCAAGCATCTAGGTATTATTGATCGGCAAGGCGATGTGCTTATGGAACAAGCATTAGGCGAAATGATTGAGGATGGCGTTATATACCGACATTTAAAAAAGTCGTTAAAAATTTACCGGGAAAGGCGAGATCATATGCTGGCGATTTTAAAAAGTGAATTTAATGATTGTATCAGCGTGCGTAAACCTGCTGGCGGATTGGCGTGTTGGCTTCAATTTACATCGCCGGTCAATTTACTGCAACTCAGCAGAAATTGTGCAAAAAGCCAGCTTTTTTTACCAAAAACTATTCTCTATCAAAATAAAGACATGACGGCGTTACGGCTCGGCTTTGGACATCTGGACACGCAGGCGATGAATGAAAGTATGGCGATTCTCCGGCAACATATCACAGCGCTTCTTTAA
- a CDS encoding aminotransferase class I/II-fold pyridoxal phosphate-dependent enzyme codes for MESLVSSWTKELDGRAATATLRQQQGTRNKVDFCSNDYLGLARNDAFQARLLAVAQQEPAALTGASGSRIIRGHADAVAEVEQHIAYTHGNASALLVGSGYLANLALFSCLLKRGDSILLDEKIHRSVHDGCKLSMATKWKFRHNDLTHLESCLRKAKGRVLVAVESLYSMDGDFAPLEDIITLANRYGAAVIVDEAHAAGVFGCGVVHQKGLQEQVLATVVTYGKAFGLAGAAILGSKLLTDYLLNFSAPLIYTTGLPIYHATAIRTAYGFLADNPSLALSLQNLLARFAQQGMKTTSAAVSPIQSVRFSDSTCLLAATAVMQQNGLDVYPIFPPTVAVGAERLRICMHTFNTPSEIDLLGKYIRAWQQ; via the coding sequence ATGGAAAGCCTGGTATCGTCCTGGACTAAGGAGCTGGATGGCCGCGCGGCAACGGCTACACTCCGCCAACAACAAGGCACGCGTAATAAGGTCGATTTTTGCTCTAACGATTATCTCGGCTTAGCACGTAATGATGCTTTTCAAGCGCGCTTGTTAGCCGTTGCCCAGCAAGAGCCAGCTGCGCTAACCGGGGCATCCGGATCGCGTATTATTCGTGGACACGCTGATGCAGTAGCTGAAGTAGAACAGCATATCGCGTATACGCATGGTAATGCTTCTGCGCTGTTGGTTGGCTCGGGCTATTTAGCCAATCTCGCGCTATTCTCCTGTTTACTGAAGCGTGGCGACAGCATTTTACTGGATGAGAAGATACACCGCTCGGTACACGACGGTTGCAAGCTTAGCATGGCTACAAAATGGAAGTTTAGACATAATGACCTCACGCATTTGGAATCGTGCTTGAGAAAAGCCAAGGGACGGGTGTTAGTTGCCGTCGAAAGCTTGTATTCGATGGACGGGGATTTTGCGCCGCTGGAAGATATTATTACGCTTGCTAACCGATATGGTGCGGCGGTAATTGTTGACGAAGCGCATGCCGCAGGCGTATTTGGTTGCGGGGTGGTGCATCAAAAAGGACTACAAGAGCAGGTGTTGGCTACCGTGGTAACATATGGCAAGGCTTTCGGACTTGCCGGAGCGGCGATCTTGGGCTCTAAGTTGCTCACCGACTATTTGCTTAATTTTTCTGCGCCACTGATTTATACGACCGGCTTGCCGATTTACCACGCGACGGCGATAAGAACGGCTTACGGTTTTCTTGCAGATAATCCTTCGCTCGCCCTGTCGTTGCAAAACTTGTTAGCACGATTCGCTCAGCAGGGCATGAAGACCACATCGGCTGCCGTGAGTCCGATTCAGAGTGTGCGTTTCTCCGACAGCACCTGTCTTTTGGCAGCAACAGCGGTTATGCAGCAGAATGGACTGGATGTTTACCCGATCTTTCCGCCTACGGTAGCGGTAGGAGCGGAGCGGTTGCGTATATGCATGCACACCTTTAACACACCGAGTGAAATAGACTTATTAGGTAAATATATACGAGCATGGCAACAGTAA